A window of Bufo gargarizans isolate SCDJY-AF-19 chromosome 9, ASM1485885v1, whole genome shotgun sequence contains these coding sequences:
- the DDX31 gene encoding probable ATP-dependent RNA helicase DDX31 isoform X2: MGDQGLILNISEAPVKENKKFQKSQQPRGKWNRKALKRKSQQSGEAPPSKRPAPPAKGPTPPSKQAAPPAKRPVPPSKRPAPPAKGPTPPSKRPAPSAKRPVPPSKRPAPPAKRPAPPASSEIHGNNKSCKNPKADPSPKKGPAGRNEERPKGRPAVKTSSLFKNNPELPDIERSEVKQVQEKVFSSDSFSELGLHPHLVATLTKVLEMSRMTSVQKMTIPALLSGRDALVRSQTGSGKTLAYGVPLVQGLQGVASKIQRSDGPYALILVPTRELALQSFTTIQKLLKPFTWIVPGVLMGGEKRKSEKARLRKGINILISTPGRLVDHIKSTKSIHFTHLRWLIVDEADRILDLGFEKDLTTILNALNSQSERRQNVLLSATLTQGVTRLADISLQNPITVTVAEDSGNGSRSEQEATDTSGFAMPEKLHQHTVVVPSKLKLVTLSAFILGKWKSDPKPKMIVFFPSCELVEFHHMLLRHVLPLPSPSKDQAVFLRLHGNMEQKERTEVFQQFTVARAGILLCTDVAARGLDLPQVTWIVQYNAPASAAEYIHRVGRTARLCARGSSLLILIPSEAEYIQTLVNHKISVSEMKMEEILSNLLQEDFLIIKRGKRAETPEPQAVRERATVLQTKFEDYIHASAEASLSAKNALQSYIRSYATYPKNLKHVFHIRSLHLGHVAKSFGLRDAPQNLSHQLAGNSKKQKAMKPKKTVRTKQRFSDLLKSEFSSGLPPRPKKMKTPQSDEMKP; the protein is encoded by the exons ATGGGCGACCAGGGGTTAATTCTCAATATCTCAGAGGCTCCTGTAAAGGAGAACAAGAAGTTCCAGAAATCCCAGCAACCTAGGGGGAAATGG AACCGTAAGGCTTTGAAAAGAAAGTCCCAACAATCCGGTGAGGCGCCTCCGTCCAAACGGCCAGCGCCTCCAGCCAAGGGGCCGACGCCTCCGTCTAAGCAGGCAGCGCCTCCAGCCAAACGGCCGGTGCCTCCGTCTAAACGGCCAGCGCCTCCAGCCAAGGGGCCGACGCCTCCGTCTAAACGGCCAGCGCCTTCAGCCAAACGGCCGGTGCCTCCGTCTAAACGGCCAGCGCCTCCAGCCAAACGGCCGGCGCCTCCTGCATCTTCAGAAATTCACGGCAACAATAAATCCTGCAAGAATCCGAAGGCTGATCCCTCACCCAAGAAAGGTCCGGCAGGAAGGAACGAGGAGCGTCCAAAGGGAAGGCCGGCGGTCAAGACATCGTCCCTGTTCAAGAACAATCCGGAGCTGCCTGACATTGAGAG ATCAGAAGTAAAACAAGTGCAGGAAAAAGTCTTCTCCTCCGACTCCTTCTCTGAGCTGGGACTGCATCCACACCTG gtGGCCACTCTCACGAAAGTCCTGGAAATGAGCAGAATGACCAG CGTCCAGAAGATGACGATCCCGGCCCTGCTGTCCGGAAGAGACGCCCTGGTTCGCTCGCAGACCGGATCCG GGAAAACCTTGGCTTATGGGGTCCCCCTGGTGCAAGGACTACAAGGAGTCGCCTCAAAAATCCAG CGCAGCGACGGTCCGTACGCCCTCATTTTAGTCCCTACGAGAGAG CTCGCTCTGCAGAGTTTTACCACCATTCAGAAGCTTCTGAAG CCTTTCACGTGGATCGTGCCTGGAGTTTTGATGGGTGGAGAGAAGCGAAAGTCAGAGAAGGCCAG GTTGCGGAAGGGCATCAATATTCTGATCTCCACTCCGGGGAGGCTGGTCGATCACATCAAGTCTACGAAGAGCATTCACTTCACTCACCTCCGCTGGCTCATAGTGGACGAGGCGGACAG GATTCTGGATCTGGGATTTGAGAAAGATCTGACGACCATCCTGAACGCCCTGAACTCTCAGAGCGAGCGGAGGCAGAATGTGCTGCTGTCCGCAACGCTGACCCAAG GGGTGACCCGTCTGGCGGACATCAGTTTACAGAACCCGATCACGGTGACGGTGGCAGAGGATTCTGGTAACGGCTCGAGGTCGGAGCAGGAGGCCACGGACACGTCGGGGTTCGCCATGCCGGagaagctgcaccagcacacAGTGGTGGTCCCCAGTAAGCTGAAGCTGGTCACGCTCTCTGCCTTCATTCTGGGGAAGTGGAAG TCGGATCCCAAACCAAAGATGATCGTCTTCTTCCCGAGCTGTGAGCTGGTGGAGTTCCATCATATGCTGCTCCGCCACGTCCTACCCCTGCCCAGCCCCTCCAAAGACCAGGCCGTGTTCCTGCGGCTACATGGGAACATGGAGCAAAAG GAAAGGACGGAGGTTTTCCAGCAATTCACTGTGGCCCGAGCTGGGATCCTGCTGTGTACG GATGTTGCTGCTCGGGGACTAGATCTACCTCAAGTTACCTGGATTGTACAG TACAACGCTCCAGCGTCTGCTGCTGAATATATCCATCGTGTTGGACGTACCGCCCGGCTTTGCGCCCGGGGGAGCAGTCTGCTCATCCTGATCCCTTCAGAGGCTGAATACATTCAGACTTTGGTTAATCACAAAATCAG TGTCTCCGAGATGAAGATGGAGGAGATCTTGTCCAACCTTCTGCAGGAGGACTTTCTGATAATCAAGCGAGGGAAG AGGGCCGAGACGCCGGAACCCCAGGCTGTACGGGAGAGGGCCACTGTATTACAGACTAAGTTTGAGGACTACATACACGCCAGCgcggaggcatcactatctgCAAAGAACG CCCTGCAGTCCTACATTCGCTCTTACGCCACCTACCCCAAGAATCTGAAGCACGTCTTCCATATACGTTCTCTGCACCTGGGTCATGTAGCCAAAAGTTTTGGCCTGAGAGACGCCCCACAGAACCTCAGCCATCAGCTGGCGGGAAACTCTAAGAAGCAGAAAGCGATGAAGCCCAAGAA GACGGTGAGGACGAAGCAGAGGTTTTCAGACCTCCTGAAGTCGGAGTTCTCCAGCGGACTCCCTCCACGACCCAAGAAAATGAAGACTCCTCAGAGTGATGAGATGAAGCCTTGA
- the DDX31 gene encoding probable ATP-dependent RNA helicase DDX31 isoform X3, whose product MGDQGLILNISEAPVKENKKFQKSQQPRGKWQNRKALKRKSQQSGEAPPSKRPAPPAKGPTPPSKQAAPPAKRPVPPSKRPAPPAKGPTPPSKRPAPSAKRPVPPSKRPAPPAKRPAPPASSEIHGNNKSCKNPKADPSPKKGPAGRNEERPKGRPAVKTSSLFKNNPELPDIERSEVKQVQEKVFSSDSFSELGLHPHLVATLTKVLEMSRMTSVQKMTIPALLSGRDALVRSQTGSGKTLAYGVPLVQGLQGVASKIQRSDGPYALILVPTRELALQSFTTIQKLLKPFTWIVPGVLMGGEKRKSEKARLRKGINILISTPGRLVDHIKSTKSIHFTHLRWLIVDEADRILDLGFEKDLTTILNALNSQSERRQNVLLSATLTQGVTRLADISLQNPITVTVAEDSGNGSRSEQEATDTSGFAMPEKLHQHTVVVPSKLKLVTLSAFILGKWKSDPKPKMIVFFPSCELVEFHHMLLRHVLPLPSPSKDQAVFLRLHGNMEQKDVAARGLDLPQVTWIVQYNAPASAAEYIHRVGRTARLCARGSSLLILIPSEAEYIQTLVNHKISVSEMKMEEILSNLLQEDFLIIKRGKRAETPEPQAVRERATVLQTKFEDYIHASAEASLSAKNALQSYIRSYATYPKNLKHVFHIRSLHLGHVAKSFGLRDAPQNLSHQLAGNSKKQKAMKPKKTVRTKQRFSDLLKSEFSSGLPPRPKKMKTPQSDEMKP is encoded by the exons ATGGGCGACCAGGGGTTAATTCTCAATATCTCAGAGGCTCCTGTAAAGGAGAACAAGAAGTTCCAGAAATCCCAGCAACCTAGGGGGAAATGG CAGAACCGTAAGGCTTTGAAAAGAAAGTCCCAACAATCCGGTGAGGCGCCTCCGTCCAAACGGCCAGCGCCTCCAGCCAAGGGGCCGACGCCTCCGTCTAAGCAGGCAGCGCCTCCAGCCAAACGGCCGGTGCCTCCGTCTAAACGGCCAGCGCCTCCAGCCAAGGGGCCGACGCCTCCGTCTAAACGGCCAGCGCCTTCAGCCAAACGGCCGGTGCCTCCGTCTAAACGGCCAGCGCCTCCAGCCAAACGGCCGGCGCCTCCTGCATCTTCAGAAATTCACGGCAACAATAAATCCTGCAAGAATCCGAAGGCTGATCCCTCACCCAAGAAAGGTCCGGCAGGAAGGAACGAGGAGCGTCCAAAGGGAAGGCCGGCGGTCAAGACATCGTCCCTGTTCAAGAACAATCCGGAGCTGCCTGACATTGAGAG ATCAGAAGTAAAACAAGTGCAGGAAAAAGTCTTCTCCTCCGACTCCTTCTCTGAGCTGGGACTGCATCCACACCTG gtGGCCACTCTCACGAAAGTCCTGGAAATGAGCAGAATGACCAG CGTCCAGAAGATGACGATCCCGGCCCTGCTGTCCGGAAGAGACGCCCTGGTTCGCTCGCAGACCGGATCCG GGAAAACCTTGGCTTATGGGGTCCCCCTGGTGCAAGGACTACAAGGAGTCGCCTCAAAAATCCAG CGCAGCGACGGTCCGTACGCCCTCATTTTAGTCCCTACGAGAGAG CTCGCTCTGCAGAGTTTTACCACCATTCAGAAGCTTCTGAAG CCTTTCACGTGGATCGTGCCTGGAGTTTTGATGGGTGGAGAGAAGCGAAAGTCAGAGAAGGCCAG GTTGCGGAAGGGCATCAATATTCTGATCTCCACTCCGGGGAGGCTGGTCGATCACATCAAGTCTACGAAGAGCATTCACTTCACTCACCTCCGCTGGCTCATAGTGGACGAGGCGGACAG GATTCTGGATCTGGGATTTGAGAAAGATCTGACGACCATCCTGAACGCCCTGAACTCTCAGAGCGAGCGGAGGCAGAATGTGCTGCTGTCCGCAACGCTGACCCAAG GGGTGACCCGTCTGGCGGACATCAGTTTACAGAACCCGATCACGGTGACGGTGGCAGAGGATTCTGGTAACGGCTCGAGGTCGGAGCAGGAGGCCACGGACACGTCGGGGTTCGCCATGCCGGagaagctgcaccagcacacAGTGGTGGTCCCCAGTAAGCTGAAGCTGGTCACGCTCTCTGCCTTCATTCTGGGGAAGTGGAAG TCGGATCCCAAACCAAAGATGATCGTCTTCTTCCCGAGCTGTGAGCTGGTGGAGTTCCATCATATGCTGCTCCGCCACGTCCTACCCCTGCCCAGCCCCTCCAAAGACCAGGCCGTGTTCCTGCGGCTACATGGGAACATGGAGCAAAAG GATGTTGCTGCTCGGGGACTAGATCTACCTCAAGTTACCTGGATTGTACAG TACAACGCTCCAGCGTCTGCTGCTGAATATATCCATCGTGTTGGACGTACCGCCCGGCTTTGCGCCCGGGGGAGCAGTCTGCTCATCCTGATCCCTTCAGAGGCTGAATACATTCAGACTTTGGTTAATCACAAAATCAG TGTCTCCGAGATGAAGATGGAGGAGATCTTGTCCAACCTTCTGCAGGAGGACTTTCTGATAATCAAGCGAGGGAAG AGGGCCGAGACGCCGGAACCCCAGGCTGTACGGGAGAGGGCCACTGTATTACAGACTAAGTTTGAGGACTACATACACGCCAGCgcggaggcatcactatctgCAAAGAACG CCCTGCAGTCCTACATTCGCTCTTACGCCACCTACCCCAAGAATCTGAAGCACGTCTTCCATATACGTTCTCTGCACCTGGGTCATGTAGCCAAAAGTTTTGGCCTGAGAGACGCCCCACAGAACCTCAGCCATCAGCTGGCGGGAAACTCTAAGAAGCAGAAAGCGATGAAGCCCAAGAA GACGGTGAGGACGAAGCAGAGGTTTTCAGACCTCCTGAAGTCGGAGTTCTCCAGCGGACTCCCTCCACGACCCAAGAAAATGAAGACTCCTCAGAGTGATGAGATGAAGCCTTGA
- the GTF3C4 gene encoding general transcription factor 3C polypeptide 4, which translates to MSKTQQPPNEQPEPRPSFRLTVTKREPAVKLLYPVTGLEPLSWSEDHRLAVCTGSNVSVLEQVCDIHSSGPELSLHRTSVPGPLKTCVLRVGPLKDVEQCRAKFARSKDPSVSQKFMLDRVFNPEGKALPPVQGYKYACWSPTGCDANGRSLLAILTLDNRLTVNANFDRLQWKQLADLTDMYGERLAESNYVVSKEDKAADLEEFAEFERRHLMQTPVRMEWSSICTTQEILENNTCRDVGTVLLAVLFENGDVAVWQFQLPIKDRSSIISCNTISSRIESPSVLAWWEYEHSSRKMSGLIIGSALGPIKIIPVNLKAVKGYFTLRQPVVLWQETDRLPVHSIKCIALHHPYQKCSCSLVVAARGSYVFWCLLLISKAGLNVHNSHVTGLHSLPIVSMAVDRQNGTIYTCSTDGKVQQLIPIFTNVALKFEHQPITLSDLFGVVKSYGIAVSPCGAYLASVTSEGLNNGIHPVNRNFQVHFVALKTFEEAAAQLLESAGQNLFRQMDLTDLLRWKILKDKIIPQFLTDALDKKMEDGPLYFWRFRLFLLRIWHQSFKKTSSEVLVRTHPKESKVSKPEEGFAETSMAEEQEGQVSQGSPNKTLRDSAGPDGDCTPAEEGFQEIQQKIDALEAHLTRHHMKHVLGEVYLHTGITEYTSIPTRGVCAYLMANRDLEDRTAQVLIGHVEKKMNKQTFPEYCSLCKEVLPFTDSKKALCPNGHLWPRCFLTYQACQTLEYRRCLLHDSIARRPVPEDLEWIKRLLKGPCTLCDSPVF; encoded by the exons ATGTCAAAGACTCAGCAGCCGCCGAATGAGCAGCCGGAGCCGCGACCGAGCTTCCGCCTCACTGTCACCAAGCGGGAGCCGGCGGTGAAGCTGCTCTACCCGGTTACCGGGCTGGAGCCGCTGTCATGGTCGGAGGATCACCGGCTGGCGGTGTGCACCGGAAGTAACGTCTCTGTCCTGGAGCAAgtgtgtgacatccacagcagcggCCCTGAGCTCTCCCTGCACCGCACCAGTGTGCCCGGCCCGCTCAAGACCTGCGTCCTCCGG GTTGGGCCTCTGAAGGACGTGGAGCAATGCCGGGCAAAGTTTGCTAGATCTAAGGACCCCTCTGTCAGCCAGAAGTTCATGCTGGACAGGGTGTTCAACCCGGAAGGAAAAGCTCTGCCGCCTGTGCAGGGATACAAGTACGCCTGCTGGTCCCCCACGGGCTGCGACGCTAACGGCAGAAGCCTCTTGGCCATCCTGACCTTGGACAACCGGCTGACCGTCAATGCCAATTTTGACCGTCTTCAGTGGAAACAGCTGGCGGATCTGACCGACATGTACGGCGAGCGTCTGGCTGAAAGCAACTACGTGGTGAGCAAAGAGGACAAGGCCGCGGACCTGGAGGAGTTTGCGGAGTTTGAGCGACGGCACCTTATGCAGACCCCAGTGAGGATGGAGTGGTCCAGCATATGTACCACCCAAGAGATCTTGGAAAACAACACCTGCCGGGACGTGGGCACCGTCCTTTTGGCCGTGCTCTTTGAAAATGGTGACGTTGCAGTGTGGCAGTTTCAACTGCCCATAAAGGACCGCTCCTCCATTATCTCCTGCAACACCATCTCCTCCAGAATCGAGTCCCCCAGCGTCCTGGCCTGGTGGGAATACGAGCACAGCAGCCGTAAAATGAGCGGGCTGATCATCGGTAGCGCCCTGGGTCCCATCAAAATCATCCCGGTGAACCTGAAAGCTGTGAAGGGGTATTTCACTTTACGGCAGCCCGTGGTTCTCTGGCAAGAGACTGACCGCCTGCCGGTGCACAGCATCAAGTGCATAGCGCTGCACCACCCCTACCAGAAGTGCAGCTGCTCCCTGGTGGTGGCGGCGCGGGGGTCCTACGTCTTCTGGTGCTTACTGTTAATATCCAAGGCAGGCCTCAACGTACATAACTCCCACGTGACTGGGCTCCACTCCTTGCCTATTGTCTCCATGGCTGTGGACCGGCAGAACGGCACCATTTACACCTGCTCTACGGACGGCAAGGTCCAACAGCTCATCCCCATCTTCACCAACGTGGCTCTGAAGTTCGAGCACCAGCCCATCACGTTGTCGGACTTGTTCGGCGTCGTGAAGTCTTACGGCATCGCCGTCAGCCCATGCGGCGCCTACCTGGCCAGCGTCACGTCGGAAGGTTTGAACAATGGCATCCATCCTGTCAACAGGAACTTTCAGGTCCACTTCGTGGCCCTCAAGACGTTTGAGGAAGCGGCAGCTCAGCTTCTGGAGAGCGCCGGCCAGAACCTTTTCCGGCAGATGGATCTAACGGACCTGCTGCGGTGGAAGATCCTGAAAGATAAGATCATCCCTCAGTTTCTGACGGACGCTTTGGACAAGAAGATGGAGGATGGACCCCTGTACTTCTGGAGGTTCCGTCTCTTCCTTCTCAGAATTTGGCACCAGTCGTTCAAGAAGACGTCTTCGGAGGTGTTGGTGAGGACGCATCCCAAGGAGTCAAAAGTGTCAAAGCCTGAGGAGGGCTTTGCAGAGACCAGTATGGCTGAGGAGCAGGAAGGGCAGGTGAGTCAGGGTAGCCCCAATAAGACACTGAGAGACTCGGCAGGGCCTGATGGGGATTGTACTCCGGCAGAAGAAGGCTTCCAGGAGATCCAGCAGAAGATCGATGCTTTGGAGGCCCATCTAACCCGGCATCACATGAAGCACGTGTTGGGGGAGGTGTATCTGCACACGGGGATCACGGAGTATACGAGCATCCCTACACGAGGTGTCTGCGCCTATCTCATGGCCAACAGGGACCTGGAGGACCGGACGGCACAG GTCCTCATCGGACACGTGGAGAAGAAGATGAACAAGCAGACGTTCCCCGAGTACTGCAGCTTGTGTAAAGAGGTTTTACCCTTCACAGACAGTAAGAAGGCGCTCTGCCCGAACGGACATCTGTGGCCGAG GTGTTTCTTGACCTATCAGGCCTGTCAGACCCTGGAGTATCGCAGGTGCTTACTCCATGACAGTATCGCGAGGCGCCCCGTCCCTGAAG ACTTGGAATGGATTAAGAGGTTGCTTAAAGGGCCCTGCACACTTTGCGACTCTCCAGTTTTTTAG
- the DDX31 gene encoding probable ATP-dependent RNA helicase DDX31 isoform X1 translates to MGDQGLILNISEAPVKENKKFQKSQQPRGKWQNRKALKRKSQQSGEAPPSKRPAPPAKGPTPPSKQAAPPAKRPVPPSKRPAPPAKGPTPPSKRPAPSAKRPVPPSKRPAPPAKRPAPPASSEIHGNNKSCKNPKADPSPKKGPAGRNEERPKGRPAVKTSSLFKNNPELPDIERSEVKQVQEKVFSSDSFSELGLHPHLVATLTKVLEMSRMTSVQKMTIPALLSGRDALVRSQTGSGKTLAYGVPLVQGLQGVASKIQRSDGPYALILVPTRELALQSFTTIQKLLKPFTWIVPGVLMGGEKRKSEKARLRKGINILISTPGRLVDHIKSTKSIHFTHLRWLIVDEADRILDLGFEKDLTTILNALNSQSERRQNVLLSATLTQGVTRLADISLQNPITVTVAEDSGNGSRSEQEATDTSGFAMPEKLHQHTVVVPSKLKLVTLSAFILGKWKSDPKPKMIVFFPSCELVEFHHMLLRHVLPLPSPSKDQAVFLRLHGNMEQKERTEVFQQFTVARAGILLCTDVAARGLDLPQVTWIVQYNAPASAAEYIHRVGRTARLCARGSSLLILIPSEAEYIQTLVNHKISVSEMKMEEILSNLLQEDFLIIKRGKRAETPEPQAVRERATVLQTKFEDYIHASAEASLSAKNALQSYIRSYATYPKNLKHVFHIRSLHLGHVAKSFGLRDAPQNLSHQLAGNSKKQKAMKPKKTVRTKQRFSDLLKSEFSSGLPPRPKKMKTPQSDEMKP, encoded by the exons ATGGGCGACCAGGGGTTAATTCTCAATATCTCAGAGGCTCCTGTAAAGGAGAACAAGAAGTTCCAGAAATCCCAGCAACCTAGGGGGAAATGG CAGAACCGTAAGGCTTTGAAAAGAAAGTCCCAACAATCCGGTGAGGCGCCTCCGTCCAAACGGCCAGCGCCTCCAGCCAAGGGGCCGACGCCTCCGTCTAAGCAGGCAGCGCCTCCAGCCAAACGGCCGGTGCCTCCGTCTAAACGGCCAGCGCCTCCAGCCAAGGGGCCGACGCCTCCGTCTAAACGGCCAGCGCCTTCAGCCAAACGGCCGGTGCCTCCGTCTAAACGGCCAGCGCCTCCAGCCAAACGGCCGGCGCCTCCTGCATCTTCAGAAATTCACGGCAACAATAAATCCTGCAAGAATCCGAAGGCTGATCCCTCACCCAAGAAAGGTCCGGCAGGAAGGAACGAGGAGCGTCCAAAGGGAAGGCCGGCGGTCAAGACATCGTCCCTGTTCAAGAACAATCCGGAGCTGCCTGACATTGAGAG ATCAGAAGTAAAACAAGTGCAGGAAAAAGTCTTCTCCTCCGACTCCTTCTCTGAGCTGGGACTGCATCCACACCTG gtGGCCACTCTCACGAAAGTCCTGGAAATGAGCAGAATGACCAG CGTCCAGAAGATGACGATCCCGGCCCTGCTGTCCGGAAGAGACGCCCTGGTTCGCTCGCAGACCGGATCCG GGAAAACCTTGGCTTATGGGGTCCCCCTGGTGCAAGGACTACAAGGAGTCGCCTCAAAAATCCAG CGCAGCGACGGTCCGTACGCCCTCATTTTAGTCCCTACGAGAGAG CTCGCTCTGCAGAGTTTTACCACCATTCAGAAGCTTCTGAAG CCTTTCACGTGGATCGTGCCTGGAGTTTTGATGGGTGGAGAGAAGCGAAAGTCAGAGAAGGCCAG GTTGCGGAAGGGCATCAATATTCTGATCTCCACTCCGGGGAGGCTGGTCGATCACATCAAGTCTACGAAGAGCATTCACTTCACTCACCTCCGCTGGCTCATAGTGGACGAGGCGGACAG GATTCTGGATCTGGGATTTGAGAAAGATCTGACGACCATCCTGAACGCCCTGAACTCTCAGAGCGAGCGGAGGCAGAATGTGCTGCTGTCCGCAACGCTGACCCAAG GGGTGACCCGTCTGGCGGACATCAGTTTACAGAACCCGATCACGGTGACGGTGGCAGAGGATTCTGGTAACGGCTCGAGGTCGGAGCAGGAGGCCACGGACACGTCGGGGTTCGCCATGCCGGagaagctgcaccagcacacAGTGGTGGTCCCCAGTAAGCTGAAGCTGGTCACGCTCTCTGCCTTCATTCTGGGGAAGTGGAAG TCGGATCCCAAACCAAAGATGATCGTCTTCTTCCCGAGCTGTGAGCTGGTGGAGTTCCATCATATGCTGCTCCGCCACGTCCTACCCCTGCCCAGCCCCTCCAAAGACCAGGCCGTGTTCCTGCGGCTACATGGGAACATGGAGCAAAAG GAAAGGACGGAGGTTTTCCAGCAATTCACTGTGGCCCGAGCTGGGATCCTGCTGTGTACG GATGTTGCTGCTCGGGGACTAGATCTACCTCAAGTTACCTGGATTGTACAG TACAACGCTCCAGCGTCTGCTGCTGAATATATCCATCGTGTTGGACGTACCGCCCGGCTTTGCGCCCGGGGGAGCAGTCTGCTCATCCTGATCCCTTCAGAGGCTGAATACATTCAGACTTTGGTTAATCACAAAATCAG TGTCTCCGAGATGAAGATGGAGGAGATCTTGTCCAACCTTCTGCAGGAGGACTTTCTGATAATCAAGCGAGGGAAG AGGGCCGAGACGCCGGAACCCCAGGCTGTACGGGAGAGGGCCACTGTATTACAGACTAAGTTTGAGGACTACATACACGCCAGCgcggaggcatcactatctgCAAAGAACG CCCTGCAGTCCTACATTCGCTCTTACGCCACCTACCCCAAGAATCTGAAGCACGTCTTCCATATACGTTCTCTGCACCTGGGTCATGTAGCCAAAAGTTTTGGCCTGAGAGACGCCCCACAGAACCTCAGCCATCAGCTGGCGGGAAACTCTAAGAAGCAGAAAGCGATGAAGCCCAAGAA GACGGTGAGGACGAAGCAGAGGTTTTCAGACCTCCTGAAGTCGGAGTTCTCCAGCGGACTCCCTCCACGACCCAAGAAAATGAAGACTCCTCAGAGTGATGAGATGAAGCCTTGA